The Promicromonospora sukumoe genome includes the window TCAGTAGCCTCAGTCTTTTCCGAGATGCCCGCTTTGTCCATACCCGAAGTGGTTGAATATTTCAGTAGCATCGGATGCCACGAAATCGGACTATCATCCGCCACGTGACATCGCAGATGATGGTTGATCTCGTTCCGGTGGGCGAGGACGTTCTCGAAGACCTGCTCGCCCTCGCCGTGGCCGAGGCCCGACCCGGCGAGGTGATGCCGCCCGCGTCCGGCGAGTCCGCCGACGACGCGCGCACCACGTGGACCGAGCTCCGCAAGGGTGCCTTCCGCGACTACCACCGACGGTGCCGGGTCAACCTGACCGCTCCCGTCCCGGAGGTGACCTGGGCGGTCAAGGCCCGGGGCCGGATCGTGGGGGCCGCGCGCCTCGCCCTGGTCGACGACGACCCGGGGGCGCGCGAGGTCGGTCTCTGGCTCGGCGAGCCCTACCGCGGGCAGGGCATCGCGGGCGAGGTGGCCTACTGGGCGGTCGCCGCGGCTCGGACCATGGACGCCCGGCGGCTCGTGGCCCGCACCGTGGCGAGCACCCCCGCGCGCAGGACGCTGGAGCGCATCGGCTTCGAGGTGGCCGAGCACGACGGCGGTCTGGTCGGGACCATCGCCCTGGCCTGACGGCGGGGACGCCGGGCCGCTGGCCCGCCGGCCCCCGGTCAGGGCAGCGTGAGCGCGGCCAGCTCCTCGCGCGTGCCCGCGAAGACGTTGAGGTCGATGTACGGCTCCACGCCGTCGTAGCCCGGCAGCCGGTCGCGGTTCGAGTACTGCCAGACCGTCCAGTCCCGGCCGTCGGACAGCCCGGGCGTCCAGGCGACGGACCGGATCCAGACCGGCAGGTCGGGGTAGCGGCCCGCGAGGTACAGGTCGTACGCCTCCTCGGTCGCGTACACGACCGGCGGCACGCCGTAGTGCTCCTCGATGCCCGCGACGAGCGGGTCGAGGATCGCGCGCACCTCGTCGGGTGCCGGCGGGTCGTCGAAGTACGGGCCGTAGAACTCCAGGTCGATCACGGGCGGGAGCGTGCCCGGGGTCGCCGGCACCTCGCTCGCGAGGTGGGCCGCCTGGTCCGCGCCCGGGCTCTCGAAGCTCATGAAGTGGTAAGCGCCCACGAGCAGGTCCGTCCGCGTCGCGGCCGCCCAGCTCTCCGCGAAGCGGGGGTCGGTGTGCGACGCGCCCTCGGTGGCCTTGATCCACGCGAAGTCGAGGTCCTGCGCGGCCAGCACGTCCCAGTCGATCTCGCCCTGGTAGTGCGAGACGTCCACGCCCCGCACGTCGTAGGCCGCGGCCGGTATCCGGTTCGGCCAGACGATCCCGGTCGCCACGAGCGCGGCGAGGACCGCGAGCCCGGCGACGCCGGCCGCCGTCGTCCACAGGGCTGTGCGCATGACCGGAGGCTAGCGGCGAGATCCGTGGGCCACGGCCGACAACGGTGCAGGTCGTGTGCGGATGGCTACTCGCCCGTCGCGCCGCCCGCGATCTCGGCGGCGACGTCGAGGTGGCCCGCGTGGCGGGCGTACTCCTGCAGCACGTGGAAGCAGATCCAGGCCAGCGTGGGCGGGTCCTCGGTGAACCGGCCGCCGAGCACCGCGTGCTCCGCCAGGTCGTGCCCGGTGAGCACCGACCGGGTCGCCTCGCCCCCGGCGTGCAGCGCGGCGAGGAGATCGTCCGGGCCTACGCCGTCGGGCACGGCCCACGGTCCGTGCGGGTCCTGGCCGGCGTGGTCGCCCCACGGCTGGTCGACCTGCTCGCCCAGGAACCCCCACCGGAACCAGCGGCGCTCCATGTGCACCAGGTGGATCAGGAGCTCCAGCGGCGACCAGCCCGACGGCAGCCGCGAGGTGCGCAGGTCGGCGTCGGACAGGCTGCGCACCTTCCGGTCCACGGCCTGCCGGTAGTAGTCCAGGTAGGCGGCGAACAGCACGGGGGTGTCGGCGGAGTCGAGGCGGGGCTCGCGGTCGGAGAGGGGCACGTGGCGAGATTACGACGCGGAGCCAGGACACTGCCGAAACTGGTGGCCGAAGTGCTGTGACATCTGCGGGGTCACCGCGTCCTCAGTGCATGACCGCGACGAAGAGCAGGACCTACGGACTGGCCTCGAACCCCTCGGAGTGGGCCGCGCACCGGCGCGCCGTCGTCTTCTCGGTGCACCGGATGTACCCCGGGGTGGACGCCGAGCGCGCCGCCACCGAGGGGCTGGGCGAGCTGTGCCGACAGATCGTGATGCGCGGCGCCGTCGACCGGCCCGCCGTCGTGTGGTGCGAGGCCGCCGTCGCGGCCGCCGCGCGCATGCGGGGCGCGAGCGGCGTCGCGGCGTGAGCCGGCGGAGGTGCGACCGGTTCCCGGCGTCTCGCCAGAGGCACCCGCGGATGTCGGACGCACAGGTCTACGGGACCTGTGCGCCCGACGCGATCGTCAGCGCGTACTGCCGACCTCTGCCACGAACCGAGCGGCGCGTTCGCGCAGACCGGAGATGCGGCGGTCGGTGATCAGCTCACGCATGGCCGGGTCGTTGCCGGCCTCGGTGAACGTGGGCGTGCGGCGCACGTTGCGGGAGCAGGCGAACTCGGTGCAGATCAGCGTGCCGATCGTGTTCCCGTTGCGCCCGGACGCGCCGCCGCGCTTGGCGACGTACAGGGAGACGTCCTCGGTGACGACGACGTCCTCGCACCAGGCGCAGACGCCCTTGGTGCGCTTGCCGCCCGCCTTGGCGTCGTTGGAGCGCAGCAGAACGCCGGTCGGTTCGCCGTCGAGCTCGAGCACCACGTACGCGGACAGCGGCGCCTTGCGGTCACGCCATCCGAGGTAGTCGAGGCGCTCCCAGTCGAGGTCGTCGAGGTCGGGGAGGGTCGCCTGCGCGGCCTCGCGCTTGCTCGCGTTCAGGAAGGACGCGCGGATCTGCTTCTCGGTCAGGGGGTTCATCAGGTTTCTCGGCTTCCGGTCGTGCGGAAACCACCGGTCGGCGCCCGTCGTCGGGCGCGCACGACGGCGTCACGGTCACCGACGCGTGTCGGTCACCGGGCCGGCCGGCGGCAGGGCAGGGGACGCTGCCGCGCCTGCCCTCCGAGCCGTGTAACCAGGTCAGAGAGCGGTGGCGCGGGTCCGGGTGCTGCCCGAGCAGGCCGAGACGGCCGCCCCGCATCCCGCGGTGTGCTCCCGCATCTCT containing:
- a CDS encoding GNAT family N-acetyltransferase, which encodes MTSQMMVDLVPVGEDVLEDLLALAVAEARPGEVMPPASGESADDARTTWTELRKGAFRDYHRRCRVNLTAPVPEVTWAVKARGRIVGAARLALVDDDPGAREVGLWLGEPYRGQGIAGEVAYWAVAAARTMDARRLVARTVASTPARRTLERIGFEVAEHDGGLVGTIALA
- a CDS encoding GH25 family lysozyme produces the protein MRTALWTTAAGVAGLAVLAALVATGIVWPNRIPAAAYDVRGVDVSHYQGEIDWDVLAAQDLDFAWIKATEGASHTDPRFAESWAAATRTDLLVGAYHFMSFESPGADQAAHLASEVPATPGTLPPVIDLEFYGPYFDDPPAPDEVRAILDPLVAGIEEHYGVPPVVYATEEAYDLYLAGRYPDLPVWIRSVAWTPGLSDGRDWTVWQYSNRDRLPGYDGVEPYIDLNVFAGTREELAALTLP
- a CDS encoding mycothiol transferase yields the protein MPLSDREPRLDSADTPVLFAAYLDYYRQAVDRKVRSLSDADLRTSRLPSGWSPLELLIHLVHMERRWFRWGFLGEQVDQPWGDHAGQDPHGPWAVPDGVGPDDLLAALHAGGEATRSVLTGHDLAEHAVLGGRFTEDPPTLAWICFHVLQEYARHAGHLDVAAEIAGGATGE
- a CDS encoding FBP domain-containing protein is translated as MNPLTEKQIRASFLNASKREAAQATLPDLDDLDWERLDYLGWRDRKAPLSAYVVLELDGEPTGVLLRSNDAKAGGKRTKGVCAWCEDVVVTEDVSLYVAKRGGASGRNGNTIGTLICTEFACSRNVRRTPTFTEAGNDPAMRELITDRRISGLRERAARFVAEVGSTR